One genomic region from Phragmites australis chromosome 1, lpPhrAust1.1, whole genome shotgun sequence encodes:
- the LOC133908912 gene encoding uncharacterized protein LOC133908912 has product MAGRTASCQHALLRALHAKLLAYAPLPRKTFPFLRASSSSTAFVAVLAALLCGAAAFPGAPAFFLPLVASTSACCAAAHLFAASDADRDAAKEVVLVRGEGKAEAGLLAVYDDANASAYGQGERHGVQVGCFLRKSAKRGVDEDGEEVVFAGRLLTSATAAGLQRGELEEELVALQVDRLSEGMWNSYFGGWSTWNYVEE; this is encoded by the coding sequence ATGGCTGGTCGTACTGCTAGCTGCCAGCATGCTCTGCTCAGAGCTCTCCACGCCAAGCTGCTCGCCTATGCGCCGCTGCCGCGGAAAACTTTCCCTTTCCttcgcgcctcctcctcctccacggccTTCGTCGCCGTCCTCGCCGCACTCCTCTGCGGCGCCGCTGCGTTCCCTGGAGCCCCGGCCTTCTTCCTGCCGCTCGtggcctccacctccgcctgcTGCGCTGCGGCGCACCTGTTCGCCGCCTCCGACGCGGACCGTGACGCGGCGAAGGAGGTCGTGCTCGTCCGCGGCGAGGGGAAGGCGGAGGCCGGGCTGCTGGCGGTGTACGACGACGCCAACGCGAGCGCGTACGGCCAGGGCGAAAGGCACGGCGTCCAGGTGGGCTGCTTCCTGCGCAAGTCGGCGAAGCGCGGCGTCGACGAGGACGGCGAGGAGGTCGTCTTCGCCGGTAGGCTGCTGACgtctgccaccgccgccggcctgCAGCGCGGCGAGctcgaggaggagctcgtggcGCTGCAGGTGGACAGGCTGTCCGAAGGCATGTGGAACAGCTACTTCGGCGGGTGGT